A window from Limisphaera ngatamarikiensis encodes these proteins:
- a CDS encoding family 16 glycoside hydrolase, which yields MKPSRLLFPGFVLGMGVLGWCSAVGAEFPPSGPDPRWIPHDRTRPRPPVIVPATPSTQAEPGRPPSDAVVLFDGKDLSAWCAMDGSPSKWVVRDGYMECTPGSGYIRTRRCFGDVQLHLEWAAPAKPQGSGQGRGNSGLFFGLDRYEVQILDSYENETYADGQAGAIYGQYPPLVNASRPPGEWQTYDVVYLAPRFDGEGRLVSPARLTVFHNGVLIHYHVPLTGPTQWINRPPYGAHPEKLPISLQDHGNPVRFRNIWVRELGPPSKPEYMLSRSLLDRYAGRYDQLTISREGDHLVARIGGESVVLYAESETKFFGKSTDLQIEFKPGPDGEVNELIWSVGEGANRATRRR from the coding sequence ATGAAACCATCACGTTTGTTGTTTCCGGGGTTTGTTCTGGGGATGGGAGTTTTGGGGTGGTGCTCGGCGGTGGGGGCCGAGTTTCCGCCGAGCGGACCGGATCCGCGGTGGATTCCGCACGACCGGACGCGGCCGCGCCCGCCGGTGATTGTGCCGGCGACGCCCAGCACGCAGGCCGAGCCGGGTCGGCCTCCGTCGGATGCGGTTGTGTTGTTTGACGGGAAGGATTTGTCGGCGTGGTGTGCGATGGACGGTTCGCCCTCGAAGTGGGTGGTGCGGGATGGTTACATGGAATGCACGCCGGGCAGTGGTTATATACGGACCCGTCGGTGTTTTGGGGACGTGCAGCTGCACCTTGAATGGGCGGCGCCGGCCAAGCCGCAGGGGTCGGGTCAGGGCCGGGGCAACAGCGGCCTGTTTTTCGGGTTGGATCGCTACGAGGTTCAGATTCTGGACTCGTACGAGAACGAGACCTATGCGGACGGCCAGGCCGGGGCGATTTACGGGCAGTATCCGCCGCTGGTGAACGCCTCGCGCCCGCCGGGCGAATGGCAGACCTATGATGTGGTTTATCTGGCGCCGCGGTTTGACGGGGAGGGCCGGCTGGTGAGCCCGGCGCGGTTGACCGTCTTTCACAACGGGGTGTTGATTCACTACCATGTGCCGCTGACCGGTCCGACCCAGTGGATCAACCGTCCCCCGTACGGTGCGCATCCGGAGAAACTGCCGATCAGCCTGCAAGACCACGGGAATCCGGTCCGGTTCCGTAACATCTGGGTGCGCGAGTTGGGGCCGCCCTCGAAGCCGGAGTACATGTTGTCGCGAAGTTTGCTGGACCGGTACGCGGGCCGGTACGACCAGCTCACGATCAGCCGCGAGGGGGACCATCTGGTGGCGCGGATCGGGGGTGAATCAGTGGTTTTGTACGCCGAGTCGGAGACGAAGTTTTTTGGGAAATCCACGGACTTGCAGATCGAGTTCAAGCCCGGTCCGGACGGTGAGGTGAACGAGTTGATCTGGTCGGTGGGTGAGGGGGCCAATCGCGCGACACGGCGTCGGTAG
- a CDS encoding ATP-binding protein encodes MKSCSFHDRVRPLACALILWLGSWHRADAGNGPNPPAPITSVLQFYSVPIEEFAHGLPVRLEGVVLYEDPDWRLFYLQDETGATFLEPTGDLNGCGAGDRVRVTGTTYLSGNSRRIAQMYVEVLGPGRLPDPVQLPWHQLTNNLNDLKRISIGGVARAVESWAGQRGMILLDTGVGRLRVYLRQAPPETLTPLLYDTIRVIGLRVPSSQKGEGLLPLEVLVKGLEDVQVVLATPEDPFEAPISTVAGLQATLNQKQVLSLRRVRGRAYDQVVGQSFVLSDGTGRILVQSTLPLVLTNGSRVEAAGFPVLHGTNEVRLEEAVFRLREPSLPTDGAPTNRVFRSIAEIRALTPEQASARAPVLLEAVVTYHDPNWGVLFVQQEDSGIYVQCAEPPAPLRPGDRVRVQGVTGPGGYAPVIEQARVTLLGHGEPLRPAPARELSLFSGLLDATWCELQAQIRAARRVGPNLELELHTPRSGIQAWIPGWGERPVPEAWIGLEVRARGVVGSRFNALRQLTGVTLHIPGETFLEFQEPVPRDPWDRPVTPIRELLTAPGRRSAPALTKIRAVVTFAQTNGWMAVEDGTGGLWLQVPEPVPGPGDQVEILGFPTAGIGSATMEQAKARVIGKGPLPDPIKATATALLSPELEARRVMVQGTLVENQATSGRPYLLLDDAGQLLHVYLPERAAKSLAAWKPGSQVAVTGVCRRQTDEWGRPRSVRIMTAATADLRLVSEPPWLTRQHLAWIGAVTATAAALGLAWSLTLRRKVRAQTQQLEEQFRARLELKQRYEDLFENAGDAVLMLDLNGRLTAVNRAAEKAFDQPRETLHNTSFAELIHPEDRPRWEQALRTLRENRPCAPFEVRLAPRNGRERILELHPQPLHRNGELVGFECIGRDLSERRQLERQLRQMQRLESVGQLAAGVAHDYNNVLTVILGHTGLLLSEENLPAAVRDSVQEIQQAATRAANLTRQLLAFSRKQIMQARPTNLNEVVHDMVKMLRRLLGEHIELVLQLDPALAPIHADPGMLEQVIVNLAVNARDAMPNGGALIVRTETTEITDTHLQRWADAVPGRHVCLTVTDTGIGMDPETLQRIFEPFFTTKPFGKGSGLGLATVYGIVKQHNGWIEVESQPGKGSTFRIYFPALQPAPRKSAARTDQPQSVPRGKETILAVEDEAPLRVMLTNGLRRLGYQVFAAANGREALQLWKQHRNQIDLVITDMVMPGGISGTQLVAELRKDRPDLKVLFSSGYSQEVVGSEINQLPGAFLPKPFTPTRLATAVRACLDGQTPGTPTATKTAENTTA; translated from the coding sequence ATGAAGAGCTGCAGCTTTCACGACCGGGTCAGACCGCTGGCGTGCGCTCTGATCCTCTGGTTGGGGTCATGGCACCGGGCCGATGCCGGAAACGGGCCCAACCCGCCCGCCCCGATCACCTCGGTCCTGCAATTCTATTCCGTGCCGATCGAAGAATTCGCTCACGGTCTGCCGGTCCGGTTGGAAGGGGTCGTACTCTACGAGGACCCGGATTGGCGGCTGTTCTACTTGCAGGACGAAACCGGGGCCACCTTCCTCGAGCCCACCGGAGACCTCAACGGTTGCGGGGCCGGCGACCGCGTCCGTGTCACGGGCACCACCTACTTGTCGGGCAACAGCCGTCGCATCGCGCAGATGTACGTGGAGGTGCTGGGCCCGGGCCGGTTACCCGACCCGGTCCAGTTGCCGTGGCATCAACTGACCAACAACCTGAACGACCTCAAGCGGATCTCCATTGGAGGCGTGGCTCGTGCGGTTGAGTCCTGGGCCGGTCAACGGGGCATGATCCTCCTGGACACGGGCGTGGGCCGCCTGCGCGTTTACCTCCGACAAGCCCCTCCGGAGACGCTCACGCCCTTGCTCTATGACACGATTCGGGTGATCGGACTGCGGGTCCCCAGCAGCCAAAAGGGCGAAGGCCTGCTTCCCTTGGAAGTTCTTGTCAAGGGCTTGGAGGACGTCCAGGTTGTGCTGGCCACGCCCGAAGACCCATTTGAAGCGCCCATCAGCACGGTCGCCGGGCTCCAGGCCACCCTAAACCAGAAACAGGTGCTTTCCCTCCGGCGCGTTCGGGGCCGCGCCTACGATCAGGTGGTCGGCCAATCGTTCGTCCTCTCCGACGGAACCGGCCGGATCCTGGTGCAAAGTACCCTCCCCCTCGTCCTGACCAATGGCAGCCGGGTTGAGGCCGCAGGATTCCCGGTTCTCCACGGAACCAACGAGGTCCGCTTGGAAGAAGCCGTGTTCCGCCTCCGCGAGCCCTCCCTCCCAACCGACGGCGCTCCCACCAACCGCGTCTTCCGCTCCATCGCAGAAATCCGTGCCCTGACACCGGAACAAGCCTCCGCCCGTGCCCCCGTCCTTCTCGAAGCCGTCGTCACCTATCACGACCCCAACTGGGGGGTGTTGTTCGTCCAACAAGAGGACTCCGGCATTTACGTCCAATGCGCCGAACCACCGGCACCCCTGCGCCCGGGCGACCGCGTTCGGGTCCAGGGCGTCACCGGCCCCGGAGGCTATGCGCCGGTCATTGAACAGGCCAGGGTTACCTTGCTGGGCCACGGCGAGCCCCTCCGCCCCGCTCCGGCACGGGAACTGTCCCTGTTCTCAGGATTGCTCGACGCCACATGGTGCGAACTCCAGGCCCAAATCCGGGCCGCACGCCGCGTCGGACCCAACCTCGAATTGGAATTGCATACGCCCCGCAGCGGAATCCAGGCATGGATCCCCGGGTGGGGTGAGCGGCCGGTTCCCGAGGCGTGGATCGGATTGGAAGTCCGGGCCCGGGGCGTGGTGGGCTCCCGCTTCAACGCCCTGCGCCAGTTGACCGGCGTCACCCTGCACATCCCCGGCGAAACATTCCTCGAGTTCCAGGAACCGGTGCCGCGGGACCCCTGGGATCGCCCCGTCACCCCCATCCGGGAACTCCTCACCGCGCCCGGTCGCCGGAGTGCGCCGGCTCTCACCAAAATTCGCGCCGTGGTCACCTTCGCCCAAACCAACGGATGGATGGCCGTGGAAGATGGCACCGGCGGTTTGTGGCTGCAGGTGCCGGAGCCTGTTCCCGGCCCGGGTGATCAGGTCGAGATCCTGGGCTTCCCCACCGCAGGAATCGGATCGGCCACCATGGAACAGGCAAAGGCCCGCGTCATCGGCAAGGGGCCTCTGCCCGACCCCATCAAGGCCACGGCCACGGCCCTGCTCAGCCCTGAACTTGAGGCCCGCCGCGTCATGGTCCAGGGCACGCTCGTCGAAAACCAGGCCACATCGGGCCGTCCGTACCTGCTGCTGGACGACGCCGGCCAATTGCTCCACGTCTACCTCCCCGAGCGCGCAGCCAAATCCCTCGCCGCATGGAAACCAGGCAGCCAGGTGGCCGTCACCGGCGTCTGCCGGCGCCAAACCGACGAATGGGGACGACCGCGATCGGTCCGCATCATGACCGCCGCCACGGCCGATCTGCGCCTGGTCTCCGAACCGCCCTGGCTGACGCGACAGCATCTGGCCTGGATCGGCGCAGTCACGGCCACGGCCGCAGCATTGGGCCTGGCCTGGAGCCTGACCCTCCGACGCAAGGTCCGGGCGCAAACCCAACAACTGGAGGAACAGTTCCGTGCCCGGCTCGAACTGAAGCAACGCTACGAAGACCTGTTCGAAAACGCCGGCGACGCCGTCCTGATGCTCGACCTCAACGGCCGCCTCACCGCCGTGAACCGCGCGGCCGAAAAGGCATTCGATCAACCACGGGAAACCCTCCACAACACAAGCTTCGCCGAGCTCATCCACCCGGAGGATCGGCCCCGATGGGAACAGGCCTTGCGCACCCTCCGGGAGAACCGGCCCTGCGCACCCTTCGAAGTCCGCCTGGCCCCTCGGAACGGCAGGGAACGTATCCTGGAACTGCATCCGCAGCCCCTCCACCGCAACGGCGAGCTCGTGGGATTCGAATGCATCGGCCGCGACCTGTCCGAGCGCCGGCAACTGGAACGGCAACTCCGCCAGATGCAGCGTCTGGAGTCGGTCGGTCAACTGGCAGCCGGCGTCGCCCACGATTACAACAACGTCCTGACCGTGATCCTGGGCCACACCGGTTTGCTCCTCTCCGAGGAAAACCTGCCGGCCGCCGTGCGCGATTCCGTCCAGGAAATCCAGCAGGCTGCCACACGCGCCGCCAATCTCACCCGCCAACTGCTGGCCTTCAGCCGCAAACAAATCATGCAGGCCAGGCCCACCAACCTCAACGAGGTGGTCCATGACATGGTCAAAATGCTCCGTCGCCTCCTGGGTGAGCACATCGAATTGGTCCTGCAGCTCGACCCCGCCCTCGCCCCCATCCACGCCGACCCGGGCATGCTCGAACAGGTCATCGTCAACCTGGCCGTCAACGCCCGCGATGCCATGCCCAACGGCGGGGCCCTCATCGTTCGAACCGAAACCACGGAGATCACCGACACACACCTCCAACGCTGGGCCGATGCCGTGCCGGGCCGTCACGTCTGCCTCACGGTCACCGACACGGGAATCGGCATGGACCCGGAAACCCTCCAACGCATCTTCGAACCCTTCTTCACCACCAAGCCCTTCGGCAAGGGCTCCGGGCTCGGCCTGGCCACCGTCTACGGCATCGTCAAACAACACAACGGCTGGATCGAAGTCGAAAGCCAGCCCGGCAAGGGTAGCACCTTCCGCATCTACTTCCCGGCCCTGCAACCCGCGCCGCGCAAGAGCGCCGCCCGGACGGACCAGCCCCAAAGCGTGCCCCGCGGCAAAGAAACCATCCTCGCCGTCGAAGACGAAGCCCCATTGCGCGTCATGCTCACCAATGGACTGCGCCGGCTCGGTTACCAGGTCTTCGCCGCCGCCAACGGCCGCGAGGCACTGCAACTCTGGAAACAACACCGCAACCAGATCGACCTGGTGATCACCGACATGGTCATGCCCGGCGGAATCAGCGGCACCCAACTGGTGGCCGAGCTCCGAAAGGACCGGCCCGACCTCAAGGTGCTCTTCTCCAGCGGTTACAGCCAGGAGGTCGTCGGCAGTGAAATCAACCAACTGCCCGGCGCATTTCTACCCAAGCCATTCACACCCACCAGGCTCGCCACCGCCGTGCGTGCCTGTCTGGACGGTCAAACTCCAGGCACCCCCACAGCCACCAAAACCGCCGAAAACACCACCGCCTGA
- a CDS encoding Gfo/Idh/MocA family protein encodes MSKRPLNVGLVGGGRGAFIVHPHQRAINMDGTRRVTAGALFPDPKIALEEAANWAYPIRGYGSYDEMIAANASLPDEEKLDYILIVTPNHVHFDPAMKALKAGIPVFCEKPLCLNLKEANALVKEVRKRNIPFGVAHTYLGHWTTRLSRFIVRSGLIGEVRWVDSYYLQGWLATKLEATGQQQASWRVDPKRAGVSGCGGDIGTHALMHLRYVTGLEVTHVSAQLETFVEGRPLDDHFTVYCRLNNGGKALVRASQICIGHKNDLGILIAGTKGTVEWRQEEPEKLVVYLNGQPDRVYWRGAVTPGDGFLPKDMPADLLAEVTIPSGHPEGFHDAFARLHRCFEADVRAWKEGKPFQCDGSKYANVEDGWMGIAFLETCVKSSKNKGAWTAMPKKI; translated from the coding sequence ATGTCAAAGAGACCTCTGAATGTCGGCCTGGTCGGTGGTGGACGCGGCGCGTTCATCGTCCATCCCCATCAGCGAGCGATCAACATGGACGGCACCCGGCGGGTCACGGCCGGGGCGTTGTTCCCGGATCCGAAGATTGCGTTGGAAGAGGCAGCGAACTGGGCCTATCCCATTCGCGGCTACGGCTCCTACGACGAGATGATCGCGGCCAATGCCTCGTTACCGGACGAGGAGAAGCTGGACTATATTTTGATCGTCACGCCGAATCATGTGCATTTTGACCCGGCCATGAAGGCGTTGAAGGCCGGGATTCCGGTGTTTTGTGAAAAGCCGCTGTGCCTGAATCTCAAGGAGGCCAACGCCCTGGTGAAGGAGGTGCGGAAGCGTAACATCCCGTTCGGCGTGGCCCACACGTATTTGGGGCACTGGACGACCCGGCTGTCCCGGTTCATTGTGCGCAGCGGTCTGATCGGCGAGGTTCGCTGGGTGGACAGCTACTACCTGCAGGGCTGGCTGGCCACGAAGCTGGAGGCTACGGGTCAACAACAGGCCTCGTGGCGGGTGGACCCCAAACGGGCCGGCGTTTCAGGCTGCGGAGGCGACATCGGGACGCACGCGCTGATGCATCTGCGGTATGTCACCGGTCTGGAGGTGACGCATGTCAGTGCGCAGCTGGAGACCTTCGTGGAAGGGCGTCCTTTGGACGACCATTTCACGGTCTATTGCCGGCTCAACAACGGTGGCAAGGCCCTGGTCCGGGCCTCGCAGATCTGCATCGGCCACAAGAACGATCTCGGCATCCTGATCGCCGGGACGAAGGGCACGGTGGAATGGCGTCAGGAGGAGCCGGAGAAACTGGTGGTGTACCTGAACGGGCAACCCGACCGGGTGTATTGGCGGGGTGCGGTGACGCCGGGCGACGGGTTCCTGCCCAAGGATATGCCGGCGGATCTGCTGGCCGAAGTGACCATTCCCAGTGGGCATCCCGAAGGGTTCCACGACGCCTTTGCCCGGTTGCACCGCTGTTTTGAGGCGGATGTGCGGGCGTGGAAGGAGGGCAAACCGTTCCAGTGCGACGGGTCCAAGTACGCCAATGTCGAGGACGGCTGGATGGGGATTGCCTTCCTTGAGACCTGCGTCAAGAGCAGCAAGAACAAGGGCGCCTGGACGGCCATGCCCAAGAAGATCTGA
- the leuA gene encoding 2-isopropylmalate synthase, whose translation MLKEPWTKYQPFPPVHLPDRQWPNRVLTRAPIWCSVDLRDGNQALAIPMNVSQKLEMFHTLVKIGFKEIEVGFPSASNTEFTFNRRLIEENRIPPDVWIQVLVQAREDLIERTIESLVGARRVIIHMYNSTSPAQRRVVFNMTRDQIIQMAMRGARMIKERLPRLKGTEVRFQYSPESFSATEVEFAKEVAEAVMEVWQPTPENKMILNLPDTVEVAMPNVYADQVEWICRNIRNRESLIISVHTHNDRGTGTAKTELALLAGAERVEGTLFGNGERTGNLDIVTVALNMYMHGIDPGLDFSDINRLREVYERCTGMTVPPRHPYAGELVFTAFSGSHQDAIRKGLREWNEGRRQYWDVPYLPIDPRDIGRQYREVIRVNSQSGKGGVAYLLENEYGIELPKELQREFGPIANDEVDRLGREVSGAELKAMFWREYVERTEPWELVNFESHGRDGKVECVAHLKRNGEPVEVRGQGNGPLAALVHGLVASGVPRFEIVHYSEHALSAGEEASAIAYIQIRFHDGRTRWGAGVDTNIELAGVRAVLSALNRASD comes from the coding sequence ATGTTGAAAGAACCCTGGACCAAGTATCAGCCGTTTCCGCCGGTGCATTTGCCGGATCGCCAGTGGCCGAACCGTGTGCTGACGCGCGCGCCAATCTGGTGCAGCGTGGACCTGCGCGACGGCAACCAGGCGCTGGCGATTCCGATGAACGTCAGCCAGAAGCTGGAGATGTTTCACACGCTGGTGAAGATCGGGTTCAAGGAGATCGAGGTGGGGTTCCCCTCGGCCTCCAACACCGAGTTCACCTTTAACCGGCGGTTGATCGAGGAGAATCGGATTCCGCCCGATGTATGGATTCAGGTGTTGGTGCAGGCGCGGGAGGACCTGATCGAGCGGACGATCGAATCGCTGGTGGGCGCGCGGCGGGTGATCATTCACATGTACAACTCCACCTCCCCGGCGCAGCGCCGCGTGGTGTTCAACATGACCAGGGACCAGATCATCCAGATGGCCATGCGGGGCGCCCGGATGATCAAGGAACGCCTGCCGCGGCTCAAAGGAACCGAGGTCCGGTTCCAGTATTCGCCGGAGAGTTTTTCCGCCACCGAGGTTGAATTTGCCAAAGAGGTGGCCGAGGCGGTGATGGAGGTGTGGCAACCGACGCCGGAGAACAAGATGATTTTGAACCTGCCGGACACGGTGGAGGTGGCCATGCCCAACGTGTACGCCGACCAGGTGGAGTGGATCTGCCGGAACATCCGCAACCGCGAGTCGCTCATCATCAGCGTGCACACGCACAACGACCGTGGGACCGGCACGGCCAAAACGGAGCTGGCGTTGCTGGCCGGGGCGGAGCGGGTGGAGGGCACGTTGTTCGGCAATGGCGAACGTACGGGCAACCTGGACATTGTGACCGTGGCGCTGAACATGTACATGCACGGGATCGATCCCGGGCTGGACTTCAGCGACATCAACCGGTTGCGGGAGGTGTACGAGCGTTGCACCGGGATGACAGTGCCGCCGCGGCATCCCTACGCCGGCGAGCTGGTCTTCACCGCCTTCAGCGGATCGCATCAGGACGCCATTCGCAAGGGCCTGCGCGAATGGAACGAAGGCCGGCGACAGTATTGGGATGTGCCCTATCTGCCGATTGACCCGCGCGACATCGGTCGCCAGTACCGGGAAGTGATCCGCGTCAACAGTCAGTCCGGCAAGGGCGGCGTGGCCTACCTGTTGGAGAACGAGTATGGGATCGAGCTGCCGAAGGAATTGCAACGCGAGTTTGGTCCGATTGCCAACGACGAGGTGGACCGTCTCGGGCGCGAGGTGAGCGGCGCGGAATTGAAGGCGATGTTCTGGCGGGAGTATGTGGAGCGGACGGAGCCCTGGGAACTGGTCAATTTCGAGTCGCACGGCCGGGACGGCAAGGTCGAGTGTGTGGCGCACCTGAAGCGGAATGGGGAACCGGTGGAGGTGCGCGGGCAGGGGAACGGACCGCTGGCGGCGCTGGTGCACGGGTTGGTGGCCAGCGGTGTGCCGCGGTTTGAAATTGTGCACTACAGCGAGCACGCCCTGAGTGCGGGGGAGGAGGCCAGCGCCATTGCCTACATCCAGATCCGGTTCCATGACGGGCGGACCCGTTGGGGCGCGGGCGTGGACACCAACATTGAACTGGCGGGCGTGCGCGCGGTGTTAAGCGCCCTCAACCGCGCGTCGGATTGA